The genomic region ACGACTGTCACAGATGCTGGTTGCAGCACAAATTAATATAATCAGGATCTTGATGCAGCAGCTTTCTTTATTTAAACTAACTCAAAACTCCATAAAACTGGGAACAGAACAACCAGACAAGGACAAGGACAGACAGAGAACTGAGAGAAACACAGGGTTTAAATACAAGAACAAACAGGGGAGCTATCAAGATAATTAATgagataaacataaaaaattaaaaaccatAAACCAATAATGAGACACAAATGAACTCAAAGAGGGTAACCATGGGAACAAACAAGTGGCGGGAAACTGAACAAAAGAGAACATGTgactaaagaaaaacaaactcaTGTGTTGCATCCCAAATgacactatacactatgcacttatccactatgtacttatgcactatgtactcatccatgtagtgtggGAATTGTATAAGGTAAAcccaaaatatataataaaaatacataactgacttacttaaaatatatgtataaaagAAGGTTTAAagcaatagttcacccaaaaatgaaaattctctcatcatttactacCCCTCAAGTTTCCAaccctgtataaatttctttgttctgtacACCAagaaggaagatatttggaagaatgtttgtaaccaagcagatctcaccccccattgactaccatagtatttttttttttttttttttacttctgtggtagtcaatgggggacaagatctgtttggttctgatgacagaattttcctttttttggcgaactatccctttaatagcaAATCTCACCCACAGATATAGGAAATCTCAAAAAACTACTGCACATAGGCCTGCACACATCTTTACTGATATTATCATTGTCAAAGTTGTAAATGTCCTGCCTCTGAAAATAACAGGTTGAGTGTAACACTGAAATATATGACTATAAATGATTATAGCCTAATATAGATTAGGCCATATACATACAGTACCCTGATTATTGGCTAACACTGATTATATCCTGTGTGATTATGTAATTGCCTTCATCTACAGATTGATATCAGAGATGTCATGCAAATATATACCAACAGAATGGATAGACTATGGTAGGCTACTATATGTAAAGTTTCATATAGCATTTTAACCAGAGGTGGGTAACGGAGTACATTTACTTTGTTATATACTTAAGTTATTTGTACTTTTAAGAGTAGATTTAAATGTGTACTTTAACTTGAGTAGCCAAGAAGAGGAGTCAGTAGAGCATGTAGTCTTGAGATGTAGTAGGTATGAAACACAAAGAGAGGTGATGAGGAACAAGATGAGGGAGACAGGGGTCCAAGACATCACATTAAAAGAGTTATTGAGCACAAAACATAGGGATCAGACCAGAATTCTTATGAATTTTTTAAGAGAAACAGGGGTTTTTGGTACCtctcgttactttattttaatgcaatacTGAAGGCTACATGTTAAGATGTATGatgccccattcacaaatgaataACTCTTTTGAGTCAATTCTGTTAAAAGACTTGGTCTGCGTCTCaatgcatactatccatcctaaatagtatgtgacattagtaattttcaatactatttagggcagatagggtggatagtatgcacattgggatgcagggttgATCAAACAAGTTGGCAAAACGGTTTAAATTGGTTcgcgaatcagtttgaatgatttgttcagttccCTGCACGCACTGAATCGTCTGAAGCGGTTTCTCACTCAGAAGCTTGAATGAAGTGGCAGCTGGACCTATACagtcaaataaaagaaaatctgCATATGCATCTGTCAGTTTGCATTTGAGGATTGTTTGTGGTCAGTTCAGCGGTTATGAGCGCAAGCACATGTAGGCTAAAGAGTTTTCTCTCTTTCATCTTTCAAATGTAGCAGTACACGaatattactttcacttttactttgagtaaatatttctagAAGTAGGCTACTTGTACTTTTACctgagtacagtttttggatactctGCCCACCTCTGATTTTAACGGTCCACTTGGATAGTTTGACAGTTTAACTGTCCACTTGGACAGTCGCATTTCTTAACACTTGGTCCTCCACATAGTCATTGGCAAAGTTGAGAATATTTTTCAGTGCATCTAAAATCAGAATGTCTGCTGTTGTGTTTGTATTATTTTCCTCATGGTAGTTTTTCACAGGATAAATGCAGCTCACAGGAACTCCCAGTTTGTTAGAACACTCCTCCATCTGCAAAAGgcaattgatttaaaaaaaaaaaaaaaaaaaacaatgatctTTTTGCTAAATACTATGTAGATGATAGAAAACAATAGGAAAGTACAAGAAACTGTAATGTGCATACACTGAAAGAGTGAGATAGctgtcatttgtttaaaatgcatatttatattggtaataaaaattattttattttttttttgcctaaaACACTCCCCAAAGGGGTAAAAATTGTTCAAATAGTATTTTTGCTTGACACTAGAGTGAACATATACTGGCTTTACTGACTGCAGAATTTATTGTGGGCTTTGTTATTTCTTCTGGTGTTTATTTAGCacataacaaaaatattttgtattttaaaatggcaTCACAAACATTAAGGTCTTTCAAAGTtgtctttatatttatattaagtaaACATTGAAATTTAATGCTGACTAACAAAATGCTTATAGTTTTATATCGCTAATTTGGCTTTTGTTTATGGTGAAATTAAGTTACGGACTGACATTAAGTAACCATCACATCCTCCAGCTGGAGTGCCCATGAGCTCCTCCAGAGGGCCCTCCTTTTGTCTCTGTGTTACTATTAAGGACTACATTGCCCACGATCCTTTGCCTGGACTCATTATGGCTTCATTCAGCACACTTGTGTATTACATTGTTTGCTCTGGCTTATTTAAGTGGTGTTTTCCTGCACATTCTTTGTGTATTGCTTTAATTTTACTGTGTCTGAGCTGTGTTCTTGTCTTCTACCTGGTTGTTGGTATTTTACTTGAATTATCTTAATCTCTGTATGTTGGGACCTTTGCCTGCTTTAGACTACTCTTTGGATTACCTCCATCaaaactgcatttggatcttcagCCAAGTCTCAGAGCTGAGATTATAACAGTAACATTTTGGCTTGTGTctaaaaaaatactgattatgttctgtacaataaatatttatttttactttgggaaaataaatattttggacTAAAGTTTaaaccaaaaaatatatataatttgaaaaaaaaaaaaaaaagcccataACAAATTAGGTATTTTTATTATAAGTTGGTCcaaattgtttttttcagtgtattacTTGGTCGCAAATATAAATCCCAGTaccttctgttttatttttttgcttgtGTAGATCTTCTTAAGGTCTTTTTTAACTAGTGGACACGCTTCATCCACCTTGGTCATGACTATGGCTTGAGGAATGCCTGTGGTACAATGAACAAGaattacatactgtatattccacaatacaaaataaactgtatttacacaaattatacttttaagattgTGTGTATAGCTTCTTTAATGGTCATTGTGTATTTTGTTATAGTTATTCATGAATCTCTGAGTAGTAAATTTTCTGCACATTTGAGTTTATCTTAAGATTGGCTATATGATATTGAGATCCaacaaatcaaatgggactcagaactattacaattttttttatatatttcatattttaagagCCAGGGATGAAACTTGTGCACAAATATGGTATTTTTGAGAATAACCATAGTTATTCTATAACTTACCCAAGTCTCGTGCTTTCTCCCGAACTTCTCTCATTTGCCAAATCATTTCCTCATTAATCATAGAAACAGTGTTAGCAGGAAGAACAGCCACCAGACAGTGAATCTTGTCTTTCAGAATGGGATTGTTGTTGTACTTTGGGTCTTCATCAGTAATTGGTTTTACTGGGTTAAACTGAAGAGACagaaaactaaataaactaCAAGAATGTTTTGCATTATGGAAATCAACAACAAtagaactgaaaaaaaattgaccTGTAGACTAGTTAGACAACTTAAAATGTAGTATCACATGCATGGCACTCTTTTGCACTGaatcagttttccagcatttcTGGAGTGAAGTTTATCACACTTTTTTGAACAATCAGCTCAGGTTTACTTCCACACTATGCAAAAGGACTTTATGATACAGTGCTTGAATGAGAAATCTGAAGTTTGTATTAAATGCACTTACAGTATAACCATCGTTGATGTGACCATTTAATAACTGGATGATGTCATCAGTCtttattccaaactttttgtCCATACCGGCGATGTCAGTGAACGCGAAAGGAAGGAAGGAGCCAGCCCTCTCATTCTTGACTTTGTATGTTTTGCACTGAGAAAAAAGATTTAATAACAAATGAAAGTGATTTCATTCCTGTCATGGAAATTACAGCAGTACTTCTAAATATGGctttcatataaatatataatatctaTACATGTAtctaatatatacatttaacatTGTAGCTTATACCTGCACAGTGAACGTTTTTTCAGCATTTAATGATGAATTTGCCAGGGCTCTGGTAGTGATGTAACCCTGGAGAGCACTATTCACAGAGTTGAAGAAGCTTGATTTTCCAGCACCTACTGGTCCATGCAGAAGAATTCGGAGAGGGTTGACTTCTTGGTTGCCAGGTTGGAAGTTGgttactgttttcaaaagtttttgtcCATCTTCACTAGAAATGGAGTTTAAAGCGGGTGGTCGCTTTTGTGAGCATAACACATAGTCTTATATGCATAAAAGTATAAAATGCAAGATACGAGATgagaatatgtttttaaaatattccaaGAATTTCTAATCAATTAAGTATTTGTATAATACTTTAATAATGCAAGAAGAAAATTTTACAAGAAACATGAAACTGGCATGTTTGCTGGCTATAGTGGAAAAACATTTGACTTCAGTTTGGGCTGCAATTGACCAATGAGAATATTTCAGAGATCAAATGTAAGAGTTAACGAATAAAGCATGTTCTGGCaggagagaaaaaaatgtttttagatcTTACCTCCAGTTTATTGATCTCCATGGCCTGTCATACTCTGTTTGACCAAAaatcatttttagtcattttcaatttttatttatttatttacttagtCACTTACTGTTAAATAACTATTAATAACGCTAGTcactgttataaaaataaaacttcttGGAAGAATTAATTTCAGTGTGTGGacattaatcattttttttcagaataatATATAACcctaatttttatttcactgaaaaaaataataatataatcatttacctGGAGGAGGAGGTGGTGAAGAATTACTGGATCCCATCTTAACAACGTCTTTGTCCTGGAAGATAAAATATTGGTTAGCAGAATATTATTaaatctgaaaaataaataaataacgttTGCCACCGTGGTTTTTATTGCTTTTATCTCAGTCCCTCCTAATGTCTCCTTCCCTCCCTCCTCATCTAAACTCAGGAATGGCCTCTGTGCCACTATGTGAAACGACTTGGTCACTGAAGTTTTAAAGGGCACCCATTATGCCCCTTCTTACAAGATATAAAATAAGCCTCTGATGTaaaaagatgtaaaataagtctccaGTTTTGGGGGGTGGGCAAAAACCATCGGCAACCTCCCGCTGCCTCTCTTGACTTGAAGCCAACACAAAAATGACTTAAAACTGCAATTCCTTGACTGGCCGCTAGAGGCAGACTCCAAAAGGGAGTCAAATTTGTATCtccccatgttaaaatgcccagcttt from Megalobrama amblycephala isolate DHTTF-2021 linkage group LG7, ASM1881202v1, whole genome shotgun sequence harbors:
- the ifi44b gene encoding interferon-induced protein 44 isoform X2; translation: MGSSNSSPPPPEYDRPWRSINWSEDGQKLLKTVTNFQPGNQEVNPLRILLHGPVGAGKSSFFNSVNSALQGYITTRALANSSLNAEKTFTVQCKTYKVKNERAGSFLPFAFTDIAGMDKKFGIKTDDIIQLLNGHINDGYTFNPVKPITDEDPKYNNNPILKDKIHCLVAVLPANTVSMINEEMIWQMREVREKARDLGIPQAIVMTKVDEACPLVKKDLKKIYTSKKIKQKMEECSNKLGVPVSCIYPVKNYHEENNTNTTADILILDALKNILNFANDYVEDQVLRNATVQVDS
- the ifi44b gene encoding interferon-induced protein 44 isoform X1 yields the protein MGSSNSSPPPPPEYDRPWRSINWSEDGQKLLKTVTNFQPGNQEVNPLRILLHGPVGAGKSSFFNSVNSALQGYITTRALANSSLNAEKTFTVQCKTYKVKNERAGSFLPFAFTDIAGMDKKFGIKTDDIIQLLNGHINDGYTFNPVKPITDEDPKYNNNPILKDKIHCLVAVLPANTVSMINEEMIWQMREVREKARDLGIPQAIVMTKVDEACPLVKKDLKKIYTSKKIKQKMEECSNKLGVPVSCIYPVKNYHEENNTNTTADILILDALKNILNFANDYVEDQVLRNATVQVDS